From Acidimicrobiales bacterium, a single genomic window includes:
- a CDS encoding fibronectin type III domain-containing protein, which yields MHTIDWPGGRVARPVEKATPGRKGMPGWVPVVVIAVLVVVGAVLAAQLLGGGDDGGGPNDDETTGVTIPESIPPAEVDPELAPTDLVADDYGDTVDLHWTDHSDGRLTYVVVYRTPGEDQEIVEVERGASDVTIRGLDPDKGYCFRVLGVGLNQDEEMVRAFADTRVRDCEPQST from the coding sequence GTGCACACCATCGACTGGCCGGGTGGCCGGGTGGCGCGGCCGGTGGAGAAGGCCACCCCGGGCAGGAAGGGCATGCCGGGGTGGGTGCCGGTCGTCGTGATCGCCGTGCTCGTGGTCGTCGGGGCGGTCCTCGCTGCCCAGCTGCTCGGCGGGGGCGACGACGGCGGTGGGCCCAACGACGACGAGACCACAGGGGTCACGATCCCGGAGTCGATACCTCCCGCGGAGGTCGACCCCGAGCTGGCGCCGACCGACCTGGTGGCCGACGACTACGGCGACACCGTCGACCTGCACTGGACCGATCACTCCGACGGGCGGCTCACCTACGTCGTCGTGTACCGCACCCCCGGCGAGGACCAGGAGATCGTCGAGGTCGAAAGGGGCGCCAGCGACGTGACGATCCGCGGCCTCGACCCCGACAAGGGCTACTGCTTCCGGGTGCTGGGCGTCGGCCTGAACCAGGACGAGGAGATGGTCCGGGCCTTCGCCGACACCCGCGTCCGGGACTGCGAGCCCCAATCCACCTGA